In a single window of the Esox lucius isolate fEsoLuc1 chromosome 22, fEsoLuc1.pri, whole genome shotgun sequence genome:
- the sh3bp4a gene encoding SH3 domain-binding protein 4-A produces the protein MAAHRIIRVSNSNHILPRCKSEGTLIDLSEGLSEASLTDVKVPSPSALRLDSSASFGTAHEVVAIKDYCPSSLTTLKFSKGDRLYVLDTSGGEWWYAHNNTEMGYIPSAYVQPLQGRNSSLSDSGMIDHSGEGMEEGAKELDLLGEWTGVSAKNTPYSPSYSSNPFSLRTSSTNPFVDGAHTHGSLDHNCNERGRSTDLLFFDALTSPASPLTPHSTSNTTNGFSSYNIFDMMTPTSPDQDFQVLHTLRRDNPFFRSKRSYSLSELSVLQTQSNTPLPSSGFFSGLKAPSPEQFQSREDFRTAWLNHRKLARSCHDLDSLGQSPGWGQTQPVETNIVCKLDSQGGAVQLPDTQISVHVPDGHVVPGDTQQISMKALLDPPLELNNDHCSTVSPVVEVKLSNMETKSFITLEMTVSVTVKRDSGQVAELLCVRSDCKEGPYVIIPHAYLYQDTIQVQLDNLEPCMYVAVVVKAQHVSFNTTVWDHVSKKVTLGVYGPKHIHPYFKTVVALFGHDCAPKTLLVSEVGKQAHSAPPVALTLWGKHQFVLGRPQDLQVGLYSNMSKYMVKASEQARLIRGIQVKLGKVSRLIFMISSHNPEDISDFTLRVQVKDSLECILAQFCVQTPQPPPKSGARNTGQRKFLKKKEVVGKILLSPLAVSAKYPHFQDRCITNLKFGKLLKTVIRQNKSTYLLEYKKGDVIALLNEEKIKLRGHLWTKEWYIGYYQGKTGLVHAKNVLVLGKVKPIYFCGPDLTTTMLVEQILKPCKFLTYIYASVRTVLMENIGNWKAFADALGYGNLPLSYFCRTELDNEPERVASVLEKLKEDCTNIDIKERKSFQKELMTALLKMDCQGLVARLIMDFVLLTAAVEVAPRWRELAEKLARVSKQQMEQYEAPHRDKNGVVDNESMWKPAYDFLLTWAAQIGDSYRDVIQELHLGLDRMKNPITKRWKHLTGTLILVNSLDTLRSSAFSPIAQGDCAI, from the exons ATGGCAGCCCACCGGATTATCAGAGTATCTAACAGCAACCACATTCTCCCTCGCTGCAAATCGGAGGGCACACTCATCGACCTCAGCGAGGGGCTGTCTGAAGCCAGCCTCACAGATGTCAAAG TGCCTTCTCCGAGTGCCTTACGGTTGGACAGCTCAGCCTCTTTTGGAACTGCTCATGAAGTGGTTGCCATAAAGGACTATTGCCCATCTAGTTTAACCACGTTAAAGTTTTCCAAAGGTGACCGCCTTTATGTGCTGGACACGTCAGGGGGCGAATGGTGGTATGCTCACAACAACACGGAGATGGGATACATTCCCTCAGCCTATGTCCAGCCCCTCCAGGGCAGAAACTCTTCGCTGAGTGACAGCGGAATGATAGACCATTCAGGCGAGGGTATGGAGGAAGGGGCTAAGGAGCTAGATCTTCTGGGGGAGTGGACAGGCGTGTCCGCTAAGAACACGCCTTATTCGCCTTCTTATAGCAGCAACCCCTTCTCCCTCCGCACATCTTCCACCAACCCGTTCGTCGACGGCGCCCATACACACGGTTCGCTTGACCACAACTGTAACGAGAGGGGGAGGTCCACAGACCTGCTTTTCTTTGACGCCCTGACCTCCCCGGCCTCCCCCTTGACCCCCCACTCTACCTCAAACACCACCAACGGTTTCAGTAGCTACAACATCTTTGACATGATGACGCCCACCAGTCCCGACCAGGACTTCCAGGTCCTGCATACACTGCGCAGGGACAACCCGTTCTTTCGAAGCAAGAGGTCCTACAGTTTATCAGAACTGTCTGTCCTGCAGACGCAATCCAATACGCCTTTGCCTTCTTCCGGTTTCTTCTCCGGCCTTAAAGCTCCCTCGCCGGAGCAGTTCCAGAGCAGGGAGGACTTCAGGACTGCGTGGCTTAATCATCGGAAGCTGGCCAGGTCATGCCATGACCTGGACTCTCTGGGGCAAAGCCCTGGTTGGGGACAGACTCAGCCTGTGGAGACCAACATCGTCTGTAAGCTGGACAGTCAGGGAGGGGCTGTACAGCTTCCAGACACCCAGATCAGCGTCCATGTCCCTGATGGCCACGTGGTCCCTGGAGACACCCAACAAATCTCTATGAAGGCCCTGCTGGACCCGCCACTGGAGCTGAACAATGATCATTGCTCCACGGTAAGTCCCGTCGTGGAAGTCAAACTGTCCAACATGGAGACCAAGTCCTTCATCACACTGGAGATGACCGTGTCTGTGACGGTTAAGAGGGACAGCGGTCAGGTGGCCGAGTTGCTCTGCGTCCGGAGTGATTGCAAGGAGGGGCCCTATGTGATCATCCCACATGCATACCTATACCAGGACACAATACAAGTCCAGCTGGATAACCTGGAGCCATGTATGTATGTGGCGGTGGTGGTGAAGGCCCAGCACGTCAGTTTTAACACGACAGTATGGGACCATGTCTCAAAGAAGGTCACCCTGGGTGTCTATGGGCCAAAGCACATCCATCCTTACTTTAAGACAGTTGTGGCCCTGTTTGGGCACGACTGCGCCCCAAAGACCCTACTTGTCAGTGAGGTGGGGAAACAGGCCCACTCTGCCCCGCCGGTTGCTCTCACACTGTGGGGGAAACATCAGTTCGTTCTGGGACGACCTCAGGACCTCCAGGTTGGCCTCTACTCGAACATGTCCAAGTACATGGTTAAGGCTAGCGAGCAAGCCAGGCTAATTCGAGGGATACAGGTCAAACTGGGGAAGGTGAGCAGGCTGATATTCATGATTTCGTCCCACAACCCTGAGGACATCTCTGATTTTACCTTGCGGGTCCAGGTCAAAGACAGCCTGGAATGTATCCTGGCGCAGTTCTGTGTCCAAACGCCGCAACCGCCTCCGAAGAGTGGAGCACGGAACACTGGCCAGCGGAAGTTTCTGAAGAAGAAAGAGGTGGTGGGTAAGAttcttctgtctcctcttgCCGTCTCTGCCAAATATCCACATTTTCAAGACCGCTGCATCACTAATCTGAAATTTGGCAAGTTGCTTAAAACTGTTATCAGGCAAAACAAGAGCACATACCTGTTGGAATACAAGAAGGGAGACGTGATCGCCTTGCTAAACGAAGAGAAAATCAAACTTCGAGGACATCTATGGACCAAAGAGTGGTATATTGGGTATTATCAGGGAAAGACAGGTCTTGTTCATGCGAAAAACGTTCTGGTTTTGGGGAAAGTCAAGCCTATTTATTTCTGTGGACCAGACCTTACGACTACCATGTTAGTGGAACAGATTCTAAAGCCCTGTAAATTTCTCACGTACATTTACGCCTCTGTGAGGACAGTACTTATGGAGAATATAGGAAACTGGAAGGCCTTCGCAGACGCACTGGGATATGGGAACTTACCTTTGTCTTATTTCTGTCGGACTGAACTGGATAACGAGCCAGAGAGGGTTGCATCAGTTCTGGAGAAGCTCAAGGAGGACTGCACTAACATAGATATTAAGGAGAGGAAATCCTTCCAAAAAGAACTGATGACG GCCCTGTTGAAGATGGACTGCCAGGGTCTGGTGGCCCGGTTGATTATGGACTTTGTCCTGCTGACCGCGGCCGTGGAGGTGGCTCCGCGTTGGAGGGAGCTCGCTGAGAAGCTGGCCCGGGTGTCCAAGCAGCAGATGGAGCAATACGAGGCGCCGCACAGGGACAAGAATGGCGTCGTGGACAATGAG TCCATGTGGAAGCCGGCCTATGACTTCCTGCTGACGTGGGCAGCCCAGATCGGGGACAGCTACAGGGACGTGATCCAGGAGCTACATCTGGGGCTGGACCGGATGAAGAACcccatcaccaaacgctggaaACACCTGACAGGAACACTCATCCTAGTCAACAGCCTGGATACCTTACGGAGCTCCGCCTTCAGCCCAATAGCACAGGGGGACTGCGCTATCTAA